GAGATACAAACAGTATCACGATAAATAAACCATAAAGGGTACCTGCAACATTCATCTTAATGTAATTTGCCCAACGAAAGTGTCGAAACGAAGTCAAATTGAGTAGAGAAATCTGTCAGGAAGGGAGGAAAGTTGTGGAGCACAAATGGGAAAAATGGCGGATGTGTAGGGGAAGGAAACAAGGGCATGAGATCAGGTTTGGAGGTCCCTGAGAAGGCCACCCCCTGCATTTGCCCACCCTGCCTGTCCTTACTCCCCTGAGCCTGAGCACACTGACCGATTCCTGCCACCCAGCACACGCTGCCATCTGCACAGTCCCTGCTCACGTGCCCTTTATTATCTCCATCAGTCCCCCACCCCATGGAGAAAGGAATCTCTCCCTGCTCCCCTCTCCTCTAACCCCCGGCCCTAGGGCCAGCTTCCTCAGGCTGCTGCCAGCCTCCCTGCCAGGGCCTGGGTCTGGCCCAGCCCAAGCACCTTGGAAATCATTCTTTCACATCACCTGCCACAGATAAAGCTAATGAGCCGGATAAATAAGATCAGTTCTGAGGGGAATGACGGAAATCAACGGGTAGAGAGGATGATGAGGTGAGGGTGCTGCTCTGGAGGATGGGCAGAGAGGTGAGGGCTGGCCTGGGTCGTAAAGGATGCGAGGAACCAGCCATGGGGGTGCTGGGGGGGTGAATGCCGAACTGAGTGCACGCAAATGCCTGCGCCCAATTCTGACCCCTTTTTCTTACCCCTTGTCTGACCTTGCTTTGTGCTATTGAGTTTAATACTACAAACCTTGATAATGTCCTCCAGTCCTCCACACCCTGGACCCAGCCCTGGGACATGGGATCAAATGCCACCAACACCATTTTGCCTGAAAGGAACTCTCAAGCCAGTAGGGGAGAAGAGTGAGCCCCACTAGGGCCAGCCTTCACCGCCACTCTTGGGCTCATTCACCCAGACCCTGCACTGattcccctccccactccatccCGTGACTTACAGTCTTTACCACCTACTCCCAAATAGGGGTGTAAGGTAAAGGAGAAAGTGTGGGCTTTGTAGTCTaaaagtcctgggttcaaatcccagctcaccCCTTTCCACTACGTGCCCTTTTCCTTCCACTGGCTGGCAGACTCTTGAGACTGATCAGACCTCCTCAGGAAGGTTCTTCCCCACATCCTGCCCACTGGGGGAAGCAGTGATGAAGAGCCCAGACTGCTTTGTCCCCACTGTGAGATGGGGAAACCAAGCCCCTGCGCTGGGGCATGGTCCAGGAAATGtgagtaggtgctcagtaaatattcgctgaataaataaatgaatgggcgAATAAATTTGGGCAAGTGTCTTTAGAGCCTTCCATCAGGAAAACTGGAAGGGCCCGTAGGGACTCCGAACTAGGGTGTGTGAGCCAAGAACAGCACGGCAGGTCAGCCACCTGTGACATGGTGTATGTGCCAAATTGTGTTTCTGTCCTTTTCTACGGAAGCGGACCACAATATTTTCATCGGTGTTTCAAATAGGGTAGCTGACCCAAATACTTTTCAAGTCCTGATTCAGTCTCtacccccatttcacagatggggaaatgcAGTCCCATTTCACTCAGGAAGTCAGTAGCAGAATGAGCCTGGAGGAGCCTCCCACAGCTGGGTTCCTGGGCCAGTTGGAAATCCCAGCATCTTTTCTGTCACCCCTGAAGCCCCACCATCTTCTAGATGACTCCCAGCAAAGCCTCCACCAGCTGCACCCCTTTCTCCCAGCTTCTTcatggagaagaggagaggatgtGCTGCGTCCTGAAGGTCTCTCTAGCTCCAGGAATCCTGGTCCCGGTTCTTACAATTCTCATTTCCTAATCTCTTTCAGTGTGTGTGCCTCACTGTTCAAGTGACAGGAGGTAAATTACAAGGGCAGCAAGAAATTACAACCTCAGGAACACCAAACACATATCAGAACATATCTGGCCAAAACAGTGCTCAGAGGAAAATGTATGCCCTcgaatgcatttatttaaaaagaaagaaaatttgacaaATTTTCAActcagcaaagaagaaataaataaattttgaaaccaCAACATTCATGAAAGAGGTGGCATTTTAAAAGGGGATAAGACAtcaaagtcttttttaaaaaccaacaaaataacaAACCTTTGGCAAGTATGATCAGGAGAAGACATGAATGAGCAACACTGGGAATGAGAAGTGGAAGGTATTAGTACAGATTCGTATGAGAGTTGCAAATTCTGAGACAATCTTCCCACAGTGTTGTAACAACACATTTGAAAACTTGGATGAAATGGACAGTATTCCGGGCATTGGCTTCCAGAGTTGAGCAGGCATCAGtgtcacctggagggcttgttaaacaCAGACTGCCGAGTCCTACCCCAGAGTTCTGATTCCGTAGGTCTGGCGAGGGtccaggaatttgcatttctaacaaattctccagtgatgctgatgctgctgctcTGGGAACACActctgagaaccactgtcctaGGATTCTCAGAGTTCTCATACCTGACCCAAGTTACCCGCATTCCTGAGCTGCCTAAGAGCTATCTGGATAGGAAGTGAAAGGAGGCTTATGATTAGTGGCCCAAAGCACCTTCATCTGGATGACAGGGCTGGACCATGAGGAACCGTGGATCTCAGGAAGCCAGAACCCAAGCAATGAAGCAGAGCCCTGACCCATGCCAGGTTTTACCTGGAGGAGCTTATTTAATCTTATGAGGTTTATTTactagatgagaaaattgaggcacaaagAAGATGAATAATTCAGAGTCCACAGCTGGTAAACGGAGGTGAGAATCCCATTCTTAAGCACACACCCTGGGAGCAGTGCTGTACCACCCACACCTTAGTTCCGTGCCACAAACCTCTGTGCGGTGGGCCTTGTTGTCTCGATTTAACAGTGTCTGAAGTGACAAGGGCAGCCCTGAGTCCGGGACACTGGAAGCCAGAAGGGAAGAGGAGCTGGTGAGGTGCCAACTCCAGCCCGCAAGTGGGGAGCTGTGCTTCCCTTGAACTCTCAAAGCCTCAATTCCCTCATTAGTGAGAAATTGGGGCCACTAACAGCCCTTTCCTCACAGGGTCATTGTGAAGAATAAATAAGTGTCCACCTCCCTGCCTGGCACAGGCTAGGTTCTCAGCTACAGTAGCTTTATAGTTGTCATTAAAGTTATTATTATATAACCGCCAGAGTTTCTCACAGGCACTTCCACAGATGCTATCTCATTTGGTTCTCACAGCCACCCTGGGGGTAGCTGGTGCcctttttgttttacaaataaggaaaatgcGGTTCTGGGAGGGACAGTTAGGGACCccacagcccccaccctgccagTGGCAGAGCCTGAATTAGAAGCAGGAGGCCCCCTGGGGCCAGAGCAATGGCATCTACCCCATCTGAGGGTCCTTGTCGCTGGAAGCGAGTGAGGGAGCACTTGCCCAGACCCCAGGCATCCTGCAGCTTTCACCCCTCACTGTTGGGCCTCCCTCTCCACACCCACCAGGAAGGCTCAGCAAGGgccagtaacttgcccaaggtcacacagcgggCAAGTGACCTAACTCCAGACCCAGGCCTGGAGGCCCTGCAAATCCTGACGCCTTTGGATTGTTGGGAGAAGATAGAAAGAATCCCCGACCTGCACCTCCTGTCCTTCCCCATCCTCTGAAACTGACCCTACTGGTAGACAAACACCTTTCTCTCCAACGTACTGAGCccctgcaaataaaataaaactgccaacaaaataaacaagagtCACAACAATAATATATCAGCCATTACTCTGGGGGGATGCAGTGGGAGGTGAGCCACGCTTCCCAGTGCCCACTACGTGCCAGGCCCAGTGCTCTGCGCTCCCTCAATATCTCACTCGCGGCTCACAAACAACCTGCATGCACGCATTATTTCCCTTTTTGCAAACGAGAAAACCGAAACCTAAATATATGGAGTCACTTactcaaggtcactcagctaggAAGTGGCCAGTCCAAATTTGAACACACTTCTGGCCAACAGTACATCCGAGCTCTCACCACTGTCCGCACCAcaaggggcaggaggaagagccCAGGCCAGGGGTGCGACACTCAAAGAGTTTACATCTAACGATTTTAGAATTAGGTGGAAGAAAATGATTCCGCTTGTCTCCCCAACGCTGCAGCGGAAGGTGACTACTTCGTGTGCGGTCCTGTCCAGGGTGCCCTGGGCCCGGATAGACAGTCATGAGGCGCGGGCAGAACGGGGAGTGGTTCCAGTGCCCAGACTGGACTGGAGCCGGAAGGGGCTCACCACTCGCGTTTCCCAAAAAAATCCTGCGATTTGCTCTAACTATGAGCTGCCCGCGCCTTTGACATTCGGTAACCCGAAGTCCCTAGACCCGCTGAGCCACGAGCGGGTTCCCATGCGCGACCACAGCCCCCTCCATTCTGCAACGAATTTCGAGAGTCAGATCCCCGCTCCCCACTGGGCGACCCCGCGTCCCTAGCCCAGCCGCAGCTGGCACGCGTGGGCACCTGCGAGTCACGCCTCGGTCCGCCTGGCCGGAGCCAGGGAGTGTCTCCAAAGTGGCCGCGACGCCGCGGCCGAAACCCGGGCGGGGGCGAATTCTCCCCAAGCGGGTCGGCGTCCTCCGGAGCGCGGAGAACGCTACGGTGCTCCCCTCGCCCCGCGCGCAGGCAGCGCGAAGCCTGCCCCCGGGAGTGCGCCCCTTTCGTTCCTCCAGCGGCTGTAGTGTCCAAGGGGCTTCTGCGGATCCCGCCGGGTCCTCCCGGGGTTGCAACTCCATTGTAACTGAAAGGATGCATTTGGTTTGGCTTTTGCTCAGacgaaaaaaaaattggaagaaaacgAAAACCCGCTCAGCAAAAGACAATTTCACAAGCGGAGCGCTCTACCCGCCCAGCGCAGTGTCTGGGAAGCGGCCCGGCCGGGAGGAGCGGGGAGCGTCTGCTAATTGCAGCTTCTTTAGATTTCGGGTTTGGGAGGCTGCGTGCGGTTCGGGCGCTAATATCCGCCGCCCATTATCCCGGCTAATAAATTTGACCTATTGTTCGTTTGTTAAAATGATGTCACCTTGGAACAGTCCCTAAGCTCCTATTTCCATGAATTAGGCCTTTATTGAAAGCCGGGAGCCAATGAGAGGAGAGAGGCTTGTTGATCGCAGCCAATGGCTGCGGCGGGAGAGGAATTAGCAGCGGAAACTCCAGATTCGGTTCAAGAAAGATGACACAGAGCCTGTCGGGCCCGCGCACTCTTGGCAAAGTTTCAGTGCGACGAGAGGCGCCGGGCGTTCCATGGCCGCGCCGTAACCGGGACCCAGCCGCCTCcccgcccagcccagcccagcccttccGCCCGCCCAGGATGGAGGCGCCCGCCAGCGCGCAGACCCCGCACCCGCACGAGCCCATCAGCTTCGGCATCGACCAGATCCTTAACAGCCCGGACCAGGATAGCGCACCCGCCCCGCGGGGCCCCGACGGcgccagctacctgggagggcCCCCGGGGGGCCGTCCGGGCGCCACATACCCGTCTCTGCCCGCCTCCTTTGCGGGCCTCGGCGCGCCCTTCGAGGACGCGGGATCTTACAGTGTCAACCTGAGCCTAGCGCCCGCCGGCGTGATCCGGGTGCCGGCGCACAGGCCGCTGCCCGGGGCCGTGCCACCGCCTCTGCCAAGCGCGCTACCCGCCATGCCCTCCGTGCCCACGGTCTCCAGCTTGGGCGGCCTCAATTTCCCCTGGATGGAGAGCAGCCGCCGCTTCGTTAAAGACCGCTTCACAGGTGAGCAGAGCTGGCGACCAGGCTCCAGGCCTCCGCCCTCTCGGGGCCAGAGGCGCCGCGCCCTGTGCGCTCCACTCCCGGAAACCATTCCAGAGGCCCAAGCGCGGCTGAGGCTTCGGCCCCAGTGCCCCGGGCAGCCGTAGTGGGGAGGGTAATCGGAGAGTTGCAGGAAAATAAGCCCGTGCCTGGGGGAAGGGACAGGGGGCGAGGGCGTCTCCCGACCGGCTTGGTGTCGCTGGAAATGCGCGCGACCAGCGAAATAGCTGAGCTCTCCGTGCCCCACGGGGTCCGCATGGGGCCTGAACGGTGGCCGAGCCGGGCTGGGCTTCAGGGGCTCTCGTGTGTCTCCGCAGCGGCGGCCGCACTCACGCCCTTCACCGTGACCCGGCGCATCGGCCACCCCTACCAGAACCGGACGCCGCCCAAGCGTAAGAAGCCGCGCACGTCCTTTTCCCGGGTGCAGATCTGCGAGCTGGAAAAGCGCTTCCATCGCCAGAAGTACCTGGCCTCTGCCGAGAGGGCGGCGCTCGCCAAGTCCCTCAAAATGACGGACGCGCAGGTCAAGACCTGGTTCCAAAACCGGAGGACCAAGTGGCGGTGAGAGAGGCCTGACCTGGCCCACCTTACACCTGCCCTTCACCTGCCCCGCCCCGAGCCGCAGCCTCGACTCGCCCCATTTTAAGGCTATCCACTACCCCCGCCCCCTCCCATCCTCTCCCCAACACACCCCCACCCGCCTTCGCAGATTGTACCTCTTCCTTTTACCCTTCTCGCTGGCCTGTGCTTCTCTCTCCATCGTGGTCTCCCACGCCTCGGTTTCTcctccatccccatccccatcttTCGTGAGCCCTTCCAACTCTCTCCCCGTGTTTTGTACGGTCTTCTGCGCTCACTTGATTTCCTCTCACCCCCCcccaaacacacacgcacacacacacacgcacacacggcCCTCTCgcactttccttctcctccttcttccagcCCGCCCTCTCGGATTTTCAACAATCCTCGTGGACGCCGTTTTCCTCCCCTGCACCACCCCATCTCCGCGTCTCCACTCCAGCCGCGTTTTTATCCCATCTCTGTTTTGATTCAACCCGTAAACGGCGAAGCGATCGCATCTGGAAAGGGGTTCAAGACAGGCCCTAGGCGAACTGGATGAGACTGACCTAGCCCCCGGGCGTCGTGCGGGTGGTGCAGAGCCAGACTGCCCACCCGCGGACCCCAGCGACCCCGGTTCCCGCAGGGCCAAGTCAGTTACACATAGGCCCTGCCCTTGCTATTCGGCGAAAGGCACAGTCTTTATTGTTGGTGAAGCCACAGTACCCGGGCGTGCAGGTGGGCGGCGGGCAGAGTCCCCTCCTGGAGACCCTCTGgcacacaacaaaaacaaatgatcCCAACCTGCTCCCTGGATATGAGGGCCTCGGGCGTAAAGCGCGGGCTGGGAGGCAGACGGTTTCTGCGCCTCGAGGCTCCCGGATGGCCTCGGCTCCTGGGAGGGCCGGGGCCCCGCCGGCGGCCCCGCGGTGCCGGGTGCATGACGGtgctgtccctctccctcccccggTGCAGGCGGCAGACGGCGGAGGAGCGGGAGGCGGAGCGGCAGCAGGCGAGCCGGCTCATGCTGCAGCTGCAACACGACGCCTTCCAAAAGAGCCTCAACGACTCCATCCAGCCCGACCCGCTCTGTCTGCACAACTCGTCACTCTTTGCTCTGCAGAATCTGCAGCCCTGGGAGGAAGATAGTTCCAAGGTTCCCGCCGTCACCTCCCTGGTGTGAGCCCACCAGCGCGCACCGTCGCCACGGATCGCCGCCCCCACCCAGACGGGAGCCCCGGACCCCCCAGCCGGGCTGCGGGGGAACCGGGGCCGAGAGGGGAAGGGGCCGCCAAGCCCGAGTAGGCCCCAGGGCGCGGCCACAGACTGGCCAGCCGCGGAAGGGGGTCGGGCCCCGGCTCCGCGCGGCCGCACAATCCGAGCCCCCGCCCCGCGCCCCGTCCCGCCCCAGGCCCGGGCCTGACAAGAAAGCGCCTTACGTTTCTCCGCCCCTCGCCCGCACCCCCCGGGCCGGGCGCCTGTATTATACTTTGTACTTTTGCCCAAACgtgtaaataataaaaagttttggcttttttttctttagaaaccgGCCACCTGCTTCCCCCGCGGGGGCCGCTGGAGGAGGGGCAGCCGACCCGGCCGCTGGGGGAAGTGTCAGGGGCCAGGGGCACCCTGCGTTTAGGCTGGGTCCactcttcttcttttctgttccttttatttaagtcgttttatttaataaaaaagttagctaTTTCACTTAACGCCGCTTTTATTTCGTTTTCGTTCCAATAATACTCTGCGACCCCTGGCCCTGCGCCCCACCCCGCGGCCCTGCGCCCCACTCCTGCGGCGGTAGAAGCCGAGCGCGGAGGTGCGCAGCAAGCGTCCACTTCTGAAGGTTCGTCTGCATTCGCCTCGGCTGCAACCCCCGCCGGGGCCCCGCGGAGGATGCGCGGTGCAGGTCAGTTGGTGCCGGCCGCCCTCAGCCTGGGTGCGCGCGGGATGGGAACTGGACGTGGGAAAGGTGCCCCAGGCCCGAGGGCCGCGGGCCAACGCCGGGGCGGGCTGGTGAGTAAAACGCCGGGCCTGGGCAGATGCATAGGCCGTCCCCAGGTCAAATCAACCTGGGGGGCGGGAGGCAGAGTGGCCTCGAACTTCTTGGAACTCAAGCCGGAACTCAGAGCCCCCCTTCACCCCGCAACCCGCTTTCCGCCCTCTTTTTCCTGAGGAGCCTCAGAGAAGACCTGGCTCTGACGGGTCTGGGCGCTCTGTGGGCAGGCTTTGCGCGCAGAACCGGTGCAAATCCTCGGTCCCCAAAGGCCTGGGGAGCAAATGCAGCGCACAACCCCGGGGACCCCGCTCCTTGTCGGGTTTGCGTGGGACCCCAGGTGGAGCATGACGTCGTGTGACGTCACCGCAGCCCCCGCGGCGTCACTGGGCTGGAGTGGGCGGGGCGCCCGGAACTCAGAACTCCAAGCCCTGGTGTGGTAGCGGCGTGGCCGGGTCCTCCCAGCTCCACCGTGGCTCAAGAGTTGGAAGTTTCAGAATTGCGAGATTGGGAGCGGCTGACCCCTTCCAACCGTGACTAACAAACAAAACCCGTGAACGTTTCCTCTTCTTCTTGGATTTTTCCCCCTCTTTTATCATTCTCGCTTTCAGTCT
This DNA window, taken from Macaca fascicularis isolate 582-1 chromosome 6, T2T-MFA8v1.1, encodes the following:
- the TLX3 gene encoding T-cell leukemia homeobox protein 3; amino-acid sequence: MTQSLSGPRTLGKVSVRREAPGVPWPRRNRDPAASPPSPAQPFRPPRMEAPASAQTPHPHEPISFGIDQILNSPDQDSAPAPRGPDGASYLGGPPGGRPGATYPSLPASFAGLGAPFEDAGSYSVNLSLAPAGVIRVPAHRPLPGAVPPPLPSALPAMPSVPTVSSLGGLNFPWMESSRRFVKDRFTAAAALTPFTVTRRIGHPYQNRTPPKRKKPRTSFSRVQICELEKRFHRQKYLASAERAALAKSLKMTDAQVKTWFQNRRTKWRRQTAEEREAERQQASRLMLQLQHDAFQKSLNDSIQPDPLCLHNSSLFALQNLQPWEEDSSKVPAVTSLV